In Candidatus Auribacterota bacterium, the following proteins share a genomic window:
- a CDS encoding Fic family protein, producing the protein MKLLEKAPSLDILKGIVSNLDSFIKLYRLPELQSLVNKANKEYAYWDRFKYWPMPAGVTPEQAWILLKIARRSAIKSLPVQDLNGKYFTYWQPEEALKYLHLIDRDASGQLLIDEPGIDSASKGTYIVSSLMEEAIASSQLEGAATTRRIAKEMLKSGRKPRDKAEQMIINNYKTICKVQELSKNKLSIDLLQQIHTLITENTLDDSNASGRFRRDTEPVEVIDESTGEVLFTPPPAHLLKDRIQALCDYANCDAEQEFIHPVIKAIVLHFWLAYEHPFIDGNGRAARAVFYWYLLSRNYWLVQYLAISKTILRDPSQYKKSFLYSEQDESDLTYFIMYNLRAIRLSIVEVSNYLARRQKEIRKLTSLIRSIPNLNYRQYSLLQHALKHPDAIYRFKSHMNTHSISYQTARTDILELSELNFLEKILTKNILTFSPPAGLFEKIQQYTGKPTNTIR; encoded by the coding sequence ATGAAATTATTAGAAAAAGCACCCTCTCTGGACATTCTTAAGGGAATCGTATCTAACTTGGACAGTTTTATTAAGTTATATAGATTGCCCGAGTTACAGAGCCTTGTCAATAAAGCAAATAAAGAATATGCCTATTGGGATAGATTTAAATATTGGCCGATGCCGGCAGGTGTTACTCCTGAACAAGCCTGGATTCTTTTGAAGATTGCTCGTCGATCAGCGATTAAATCCTTACCTGTACAAGATTTAAACGGGAAATACTTTACATATTGGCAACCTGAGGAAGCTTTGAAATATCTCCATCTAATCGATCGGGATGCCAGTGGCCAGCTTCTTATTGATGAGCCAGGGATTGATTCAGCTTCAAAAGGTACTTACATAGTAAGTTCATTAATGGAAGAAGCAATAGCTTCAAGCCAGCTTGAAGGGGCTGCAACAACAAGAAGAATTGCTAAGGAAATGCTGAAATCGGGGCGAAAACCGCGTGACAAAGCGGAACAAATGATTATTAATAATTATAAAACGATATGCAAAGTGCAAGAACTTTCCAAAAATAAATTGAGCATTGATCTGCTCCAGCAGATTCATACTTTAATTACAGAGAATACTCTCGATGACAGTAATGCCAGCGGACGGTTTCGTAGAGATACCGAACCCGTAGAAGTTATTGATGAGAGTACTGGTGAAGTATTGTTCACTCCGCCACCAGCTCACTTGTTAAAGGATCGAATCCAAGCGCTTTGCGATTATGCCAATTGTGATGCAGAACAAGAATTTATCCATCCGGTGATTAAGGCCATAGTACTTCATTTTTGGTTAGCCTACGAGCATCCTTTTATAGATGGAAATGGCAGAGCTGCACGAGCTGTATTCTATTGGTATTTGCTATCTAGAAACTATTGGCTAGTTCAATACTTGGCTATTTCAAAAACTATTCTCCGGGATCCCTCTCAATACAAGAAATCTTTTCTCTATTCGGAACAAGATGAATCAGATCTTACTTATTTCATTATGTATAATCTGAGAGCGATTCGATTGTCGATTGTCGAGGTATCGAATTATTTGGCCAGAAGGCAAAAAGAAATTCGCAAATTAACAAGTCTCATTAGAAGTATTCCTAATCTAAACTATCGGCAATATTCCTTATTACAGCACGCTCTTAAACATCCAGATGCCATATATCGATTTAAATCTCATATGAATACGCATAGCATTTCTTATCAAACGGCTCGAACTGATATTCTGGAACTAAGCGAGCTTAATTTTTTGGAAAAAATACTCACGAAAAATATACTCACTTTTTCGCCTCCGGCAGGGCTATTTGAAAAAATACAGCAGTATACAGGCAAGCCCACAAACACCATCCGATAG